A stretch of DNA from Alphaproteobacteria bacterium:
GCCGAAGCAATCAAGTGGCTGCACGTCGCCGCTGACAGGGGCGAGCCCAATGCGAAACGTAACCTCGCGATCCTCAATGCGGAGGGCTTCGGTGCGGCGCAAGACAAGGCCGATGGCGTCGCCGCCCTACTGAGCTTGGCCGAAGGCGGGGACGTCCAGGCGCAATCCACCGTCGGCCAGTTTTACTTCAAGGGCCTGGGCGTGAGGCAAGACAATAGCGAAGCTTTGAAGTGGTTGGCAAAGGCGGCGGATCATGGCGACGCAGCGGCGCAATACCAACTTGGAACGATTTACCTCAAGGGGGTCGCTGCCGCACAAGATTTCACTTTGGCGACGAGATGGCTTCGCGACGCTGCCGAGCAAGGTGACGACGATGCAGCACTTGAACTCGCTCGGCTGCACGCCAGCGGCAAGGCCTCGCCCAGCGATGATGGCGAAGCAGCGAAATGGCTGCGCAAAGCGGCCGATCGTGGCGACGACATCGCAGAGACGAAGCTCGGCGATTTCTATTATGCAGGCCGCGGCGTACCGAAGAGCGATCAAGACGCCCTCATCTGGTTCAAGATGGCGGCCGAAAAAGGCAATGGGCACGCTCAATATAGCCTCGCCGTCTTAAACGACCAAGGTTACATCGTGCGCGACGATAGGCCGGAAGGTGCTGCTTACTTGCGCCAAGTGCGCGAAGCGAACGTCGTGAACTTGTCCCCCGCCTCGAGAGGCGGTGCCGATGCGCATGCATTCATGGTCACGAATGCGACAGAAGCGCTCAAATGGTACCGCAGGGCTGCCGATCAAGGGGACGCCGCGGCCATGATCGCACTCGGCGACATGTATCGTGACGGGCGGGGCAGCAAACCGGACAATGTGGAGGCGATGCGGCTCTACGAGCTTGCCGTAGCAGAACCGCCTTCCACGAGTGCTTCGAACTCCACCGTAGCGCTCGCTGAATTCAGCATTGGGAGCATGTACCAGAGGGGCTTGGGCGTGCCCAAGGACGAGAGGCAGGCAGGCCTCTGGTACTGCCGATCGGCGAAGAGCACGGCGAAATTCGAAGGGTCCGTCCACAAGCCTAGCGGCGGTGTTGAGAGTGCTGCGCTCGTTAAGCTCGCCGCGACAATCCCCAAGGTCGACGATCCAATCTGTGGCCGCACCCAGAAGTAGCTGTCAAGCGCTGGGCGTTCACATGAAGATCCGTCAGAATACGACGCGATGAGACTGAATCGCGTTGATGCTGTCTCTCCCATCGCCGCGGAGAGCCGGACGGGTGCTATCCGTTTTACGCCTCGGGACGATCGAAGATGGTCTAAACGCTGACCGCTTCGCTCTCGGTGCGGCCCATCACCTCTTTGACCTTGCCTGCAAGCTGCTGCAGGCTGAACGGCTTTGGCAGAAAGTGGATATCCGCACTCGCGTCGAGGTGCTTTCTGAAGCCGTCCTCAGCGTAGCCGCTTATGCAGATAATCTTGATGCTCGGCCGCTCCTTGCGCACGATCTTGATGAGGGACGGCCCATCCATGCGCGGCATGACGATGTCGGTGATAAGGAGATCGATTGGACCGGACGCCTTCTTGAGAACGTCGAGTGCCGATTCGCCCGAGGATGCTTCGAGCACCTTGTAGCCTTTGTTGCGCAGCGCCCTTGCGCTGAAAAGGCGCACGGCGTCCTCATCCTCGACGAGGAGTACCGTGCCGACACCGGTCAGATCACGCGGCTCCCGCGCATCCGCCTTCACACTGATGCCCGCCGTCTCACCCTCACTCATGTGGCGCGGCAGATAGATTTTGAACGCTGCACCCGCACCTGGCTCGCTATCGACGAAAACGAATCCGCCGGTCTGTTTTACGATGCCATAGACGGTTGAAAGGCCGAGTCCCGTACCCTGCCCGACTTCCTTGGTCGAAAAGAACGGCTCGAAGATGCGGCCTATGATCTCCTTGGCGATTCCATGGCCCGTGTCGATCACTTCGACCAGTACGTAATCGCCCGCTGGCATCAGCTCGTGCCCCTCGCGCACGGCATCTTCCCGACTGATGTTCGACGTGCGGATGGTGAGCTGGCCGCCCGTGACCATCGCGTCGCGCGCATTGACCGCGAGATTGATAATCACTTGCTCGAGCTGTCCCTGATCGACTCGCACGAGGCCGAGATCACGGCCATGAACCATCTTGAGCGTGATATTCTCGCCGATGAGCCGTTGAAGGAGATGGCTGAGCTCCGCGAGCACATCCGTGATGTTGATGACCTTGGGCTGAAGCGTCTGCTGGCGCGAGAAGGCCAGAAGCTGTCGGACGAGATTGGCCGCACGGTTGGCATTCTGTTTGATCTGCATGATGTCGGCGAAGGACTGATCGCCAGGCCGGAAGCGTAACAGGAGCAGGTCGCAGAATCCGATCATGGCGGTGAGCAAGTTGTTAAAGTCGTGCGCGATACCGCCTGCAAGCTGGCCGACCGCCTGCATCTTCTGGGATTGCGCGAACTGCACCTCAAGGCGCTTTTGTTCCGTCGTATCGAGGGTGTGGACGATCAGGCCCGCGGGGCGGCCTTGAGCCTGCTCGAAGCGGTTGACGAAAAGCGACGTGACGGCTTCGCGCGTTTTTCCCTCTAGGCGCACCTCGAAGGGCGAGGGAACTGCCTTGCCCGCGAGTGCGGCATCGAGCCGTGTTTTTGCATCGCGGCGACCGACCGCCGTTACAAGATCGAGAAGTGGGGTATTACGCAACTGTTCGAAGCCTGCGCCGACCATCGTGGCGAATGTACGATTGCATTCGACAATGCGGGCGCCATCGTCGAGCAATACGATGCCTACGGGTGCATCCTCGAAGAAACGCTGAAAGCGTTGCTCTGACAGCTTGAGGGCTGCCTGCCATTCGCGCTCCGGGGTGAGGTCGCGCACCACCGTGCGGGTTCGAAGCTCGTTAGCGTCGTCCCCCTCGACGATCGATTGGCTGACGAATGCCTGAAAGACGCGGCCCTGAAGGCCGCGGAATGTGACTTCGCCTCGCTGCTCGCGGCCGCCGCGACCTATAGGATCGTAAGCAGCGGCACCCGACGGCCACTCGCCCGCGACGAAGTCCTTGAGCTGGCGAGCCCCACCCATCAGCTCGTCGACCGTGGTGCCTAGCCATTCCGCCATCGTGTGATTTACGAAGACGAAACGCCCATCGGCGTCGGCGGAGTAGAATCCAACCGGTGCGTTCTCAAGGAAATCGAAGATGCGCTGCTGTTCCTCGCGGATGATCTGCTCCATCTCTCGCCGCGAGGTGATGTCTTCGATCCCGAGGAGGCAGCGCTCGGACGAGCCTTCGACGGGAAGCAACGAGAGGAGAAGGCATTCCCGCCGACCCGCGGCCGTCGGGAAAACGAGTTCCAACTGGCCGGGAATGCCGGTCGCAATCTGGCTTCTAAAATGCGCCAGCTGCTGAGCGCCCTGCTCAACCTCGCCAAGGCGGGCCTCGAGCATGGCGAAAGGACGCTCGCAGCCGTCGCCGAGCAAAGTGCGAAATGCGTTATTCGCGTAAATTGCGCGACCGTCGGCGTCGATCAGGGCATAGGGTTTGCGCAGGGCTTCAATGGCGCCGTGAAAGGTCGCAACCTCGCGGCCGCGCCGATGACTGAGTAAGAGTGCGATAGCCAGGGCAGCCGCGAGTGCGGAAGCCGAAATCGCCATAAGGCCAATCCCGGAGCCCCACCCCATTTGCGGTCCCGACCCGTCCTGGGCTAAAGCCGATCCGGTCAGGATCCCCGCCGCGAGTAGGCCCGCCCCCAGCTGGCACGTCACCCGGCGCAACATCGTCCTCCACAAGTCCATCGACAGTTTAGCCTGGAAGGCGTGCTATTTAATCAAATTTATGGTTAACAAAACCGCGCTCTGCGCACCTTGCCTTAACCCGTACCTTGCTTATAAACCCGTGCGATGCGTCGAGCACCCTCGAGGTTCAGGACCGCGGCACCGGTCGACGAAGCTTCATGACGTACGCGATGACCTGGGCTACCGCCCGATAGTGCTCAGGTGGGATTTCCGCATCGAGCTCGACACCTGAGTAGAGCGCTTGCGCAAGAGGGCGGTTTTCCACGAGCGGCACCTTGTGTTCGTTCGCGACTTCCTTGATCTTGAGGGCCAAGCTGTCGACGCCTTTTGCGACGAGGCGCGGAGCCGACATCTTTGCGCGCTCGTATTTGAGAGCGACGGCATAGTGCGTCGGATTCGTAACCACCACATCCGCCGTCGGTACCGCGGCGATCATGCGCCGGCGCGCACGCTCCATGCGGATTTGTCGTATGCGCGCCCGGATCATCGGGTCGCCTTCGGACTGTTTATGCTCGTCCTTAATTTCCTGCCTTGACATCCGCAGTCGCCTGCGCAGTTCGAAGCGCTGATAGAGTACGTCGAGCCCGGCGACCACCGTCATGACGGCAAGCGTGCCGATGATGACGCGAAGTGCCAACGAGCGCAGGATATCGAGATCGATCCGGACATCGCCTTCGATCAGCAAATCGAGCCGCGCCAATTCGGGCCTGAGCAAAATTGTGAGCACGACGCCGACGATTGCGATCTTAGCGAGGCCTTTGCCGAACTCGCTGATTGCGCGGAGCGAGAAAAGCCGCCTAGCACCCGCGAACGCCGATATGCGCGAAAGATCCGGCACGATCGCGTGGATCGAAAAGACAATACCTGTCTGTACGAGATTCCCGAGGAGTGCCGCACCGACAAGGAGGAGTATCGGCGCGATGAGCGCGCCACCCACGTCGCGCAAGGTTGCCTCAAGAAGTAGATCGAGCCCTACCGGGTCGACCGGCAGGCTCTCGGGCCTTTCGATGAATTTGATGAGCGTGCGACCGATGTCGTTCATCATCGCGGGTGCGAAGGTCAGGATGACCACGGTCATCGCCAGAACGCCGAGCCAGTGATTGAGCTCCCGCGATACCGCCACTTGTCCGCGCTCATGCGCGTCCTGGAGCCTTTTTTGAGTCGGCTCCTCGGTTTTTTGCGATTGCTCGGTATCGTCGGCCATCGTCTAGCTAGCACCCGTGAAATTCGTGAGCACATTGGCGAAGCGGTCGAGAAAGAACGCCAAGCCGGCTCCCACCGTCAGAAGCAGCACGAGTAGGCCCAGCACGATCTGGAGCGGCTGGACCACGAAGAAGATCTGGACTTGCGGCATGAGCCGCGCCAAGAGCCCGACGCCGAGATAGAAGACGAGGCCAAGCACGAGGATGGGTGCAGCGAATTGCACGGCGATCAGAAAACTCTCCGAAACCACCCGGGCGATTGCGTCGGCCATGTCGCCGATCATGGGAAGCTGTCCCGATGGAAAGACCGCGTAGCTATCGACTACGGCGCGCAGTGCTACATGATGAAGGTCGGAGACGAAGACCGCGACAACGCCCATGGTCGTGAGAAAGGCGCCGACGAGGGCACCTTGTTGCGCGGCGGCCGCGTCGAATACAAGCGCGTTGGCCAAGCTTGACTGATACGCGACTATCGATCCCGCGGTGTTCAGCGCCATGAAGGCGATGCTTGCGAGCGAGCCAATGAAGAGGCCGACCACGATCTCCCCACCCAATATGGCGAAGAGCCGAACGACGGTGGAGGGAAGTTCGGGCAGATGCGGCTGAACGACCGGCGTCACGGCGAACGCCAGTGTAAGGGCGAACAAGAGCCGGATGCGCGTCGAGACATAACTTTCACCGAAACCCGGAAGCAGCATGACAGCACTTCCGACGCGCGCGAAGACGAGAAAGAACGCGAAGAGATTCGAGGGCAGAATATCCGCGAGCATTTTGCTCGCCCTTACCCGATCGTGCCGATGCGGCTGACCAGGCGTTCGGTAAAGTTAGTCAACGTCGTCAGCATGAATGGCAAGAAGAGCAAAAGCGAAACGAATATCGTGACGAGCTTCGGCACAAACGCGAGAGTCTGCTCCTGGATTTGAGTGAGCGCCTGGACGAGGGAAATGACGACGCCGACCAAAAGGCCGAGCAGCAAAATGGGCGCGCTGATCTCCAGCACGACAATGATCGTCTCACGTGCGATATCGAGGACCTCGGGCGTATCCATGGAGAGCGTTGCGACTAGATCGACATTTTTAGGATGTCTTGGTAGGCGGAGATCACTTTGTCGCGCACGGCGACCACGGTCTGGAGCGCCATATCGGCGTTCGTCACGGCGGCTACGACTTGATTTAAGTCGGCCTTGCCGGTGACGGCGTCGAGTGAAAGTTTTTCCCCGCTTTGGAGCGCTTCCTTGGTCGAGCCCAGCGCATCGCTGACGAGCTGCGAAAAACCGGCGCCGTTTTGCTCCGTGCGCGGCTCGAGCCCGGGCCCCTTTCCTTGGGCGGCGGCATTTGCGTAGGCCGCGGCGGCACTGGCTATTGAAATCATGTTTCTGCCTCCAGATCGAGGATCACGCAACCACGCTTCAGTTCTTCAGTAGATCGATCGTTCGCTGCAGCATCGAACGCGACGATTGGAGAACATTGAGGTTGGCTTCGTAGCTTCGCTCGGCTTGTTGCATATCGACCATCTCAACAAGCGAGTTCACATTTGGCACCAGTACGTATCCGTTGCTGTCGGCTGCTGGATGATGGGGGTCATAGCGCTTTTCGAATGGAGTAGGGTCGGTACCGATATTGGATACGCGCACGGTCTCGATGCCGAGCGAGCGGTTGAGCTGTTCACCGAAGCTTACGGTTTTGCGCTGGTAAGGTGCCCCACCCGGCACGGTCGAAAGCGAGTCCGCGTTTGCGATGTTCTCGGAAATGATGCGGATGCGGACACCCTGCGCCTGCATGCCGGCAGCCGAGACCTGTAGCGCCTTGGTGAGATCCATGCGCTATCTCCCTCAACTGCCGCCGCGATCGAGGGCCGTTTTCAGCAGGCCGATCTGCTTGTGATAAAGGTTGAGCACGGTCTGGTGGTCGAAGCTCGTTTCCGAAATCTTGAGAAGTTGTTCCTCGAGGTTGACACCGTTGCCATTGACGGTCTCTTCACCATCGGCATTTTTTGTCTCAAGCGGATAGGCGGCGCTGGTGGTCGAGGCCGGTAACATGTGGTGCGGGTCCGTTACCTCCGGTTGAAGTTTCTGGAACGCCGCCTCAGCCAAGCTGCCAAAGCTCTGCGGCTTCAGGTCCTTTGGCTTGAAGCCGGGCGTGTCGACATTCGCCACATTGTCGGAGAGCACGTCCTGCCGTGCTGCGAGAAATCCGAGCCGTTCACCGATCGCTTTGAAGAGTGGAATATTGCTGAAGTCCATCGCCAATCCGCGATTGTCGCATGGCTAGATACCGGCGCTTGCCGTGCACTATGCCCGCCTAGCGTAAAGGAATCGTAAAGGGATGGCAGGCGGGTGCTAGAGGGTGCCACAGCCGTTCCGGGCATGCGCGGATTCGCCCGGCATCGCCCAAATCGGCCATGCGTCATCGAATGATAATGAATAGAATAAGTTAATATATTCAATGCCTTAAATTGGCCTGCTATCATATCCTCGAAAACATGGTTAAGCTCTTGCTAAACCGCCATAAGGGCGAGGCTCCGTCACTCCGGATGGGGGCGGCATCCGGTCGCGGGCACAGGCCAGGTAGGAAGATGCTGTACCTCACGCGCAAAATCGGCGAGTCCATCGTCATAAATGACAATATCGAGCTTACCGTCGTCGAGGTTCGCGGCAAGGCGGTGAAGCTCGGATTCACGTTCCCGCCGACCGTATCGGTTCTAAGGCGCGAAATTCACGATCGAATCCAAGAAGAGAATCGCGCCGCCGCAGGCGCGAGCGCCGAACTCGCCCACGCCCTTGAGGGAAATGGCATGGAGGAGAAGCCGGACTGAGGCGATATCCGCGCGTCGCCGTGCGGATTTCACCGACATTGCCCGATTGCATGCGATTCAGGCGCACACGATCGAATCGTTTTTGCGAAGCGCTGCTGCTTCTTTGACGATTCTCTCTCAAATTCCACCTGTTTCTCAATCGCAAAACAGGTCAGATGGCCGTCCCGAGCAGAAGCACTGCGAGGGCGACTACCAACAGGATGCCCATCAACGGCGCGATGAACCTCACATACTGGCCGAAGCCCACCTTTGCCAAAGCGAGGCCCGCGATCAGAATCGCATTGGTGGGCAGGGTGAGCCTGAACCAGCCAGCGGCTGCGGACCAAGTCGTGATCACCAACGCCCGGTCGACTCCAGCGAAGTCGCCAAGTGGCGTCAAGACCGGCATCGTGAGAGCAGTGCCCGCTGCCCCGCCGCCGACAAGGAATGAAAGGGGCAGGCTACCCAGAAATGTCAGCATGACAAACGCGACGCTCGATGCGCCCGTCATCAGCCCCTCCATCGCATGCAGCACAGTGTCAATCGTCTTGGTATTCGTCATGACCACCGCAACGCTGCGCGCGAGCGCGACAAGAAATGCCGGCCCGGCGAAGTCCATCACACCTTTGATAAAGGCATTGGCGGTCGCCTCCTCGCCCAGACGTCCAACGATCCCCACCACGATTGCCATTCCGAAGAACAGCGCGGATAGCTCTGGGAGCCACCACCCGAGTTCCCACCAGAGCGGAGAGTTGATTGTCTTGTCCGTGTAGGGATCAACCGGCGCATTGCTAAAGATCGCGCCCCAGGGAACAATGGCGAAGGTGAGCAGCCCGAAGGTGAAGAGCACGAGGCCGATGATGATCGCGTGCGTGGCGTTCAGCGGTTCCGGCGCGCACGCGTCGGCTCGAGCAAGCGCTGCTTCTTCCGCGCTGATCCCGCAAAGGGATTTCGTCGGGTCGGCCTTGACCTGTCTCGCGTACCAAAGCGTATAGGCGACCGTCGCGATCATCGTCAGGGTGAACAACAGCAAACGCAGCCCCATGCCGTCGACGATGGTGACGCCGGCCTTTGAGGAGCCGATGCCCACCAGAAATGGATTGATCGTCGATCCGAGCGTGCCGACGAACGGAGCGACTGTGACGACCGCAACCGTGACCATTCGGTCATAACCCAGCACAATCATCGATGGGACCATAATGGCGTAGAGACCAAGGGTCTCTTGGCTCCAACCCTTGATCGAGCCCAGTATTCCGAACAGGACGATCAGAACCGCGATCAGCAACGGCCCGCGCTCCCGAAACCGATAAGACAGATGGTGGATGCCGCGGTCGAGCGCCCCGGTCGCAAACACCACGGTCATGAATCCGCCGATCGCGAGAATGAACAGGAAGACCTCGATGGAGCCAAACATCGTCCCCTCATTGAAGGGACCGACTTGCCCAGTCTCAGGGTTCTTCATTCCGTACATGCCGTTCACAGGTGCCAGGAGCAAATCCGCAAGCCGGCCTTCAAAATTAAGCGGGGGGTCGACATAGTTGAAGGAGCCGGCGATCGGGCTGCCACTGGCGTCGAGCGTGTATTGGCCAGACGGGATGAAGAAAGCCGCAACCCATACGAGGATCAAAATAAAAGTCAGAATGGTGACCGGGGCCGGAAACCCCCGTCTTCGCTTCTCGGCCGGCGCCTGCTTGGGAGCGTCGCCTTGGCTGCCGTCAATTTGATCGGATGCCGGTTGAACTGTTTTGGTCAACGCCAGTTCCCTCCTGCATCGGCGGCGCGAGCTACTCACACGTCTTGCGTCTGAACCGGGGTTTGGCGCGGGCGTAAATTCGACATCAGCGGTCTGGTTCCAATAACCAAGCCGATCGCAGACATCGGGGAACACCGCTCACTTTCGGCCATGACCACAACCTGTTGACAGCTAATACCCGACTGACACAATAGACGCGATTGCATGAAACGAATTGTAAGGCTACGAAACGCCCAATTGGCCGAAATTGGCGCAAGTTCTGGAGTCTTGCAATCGCGTAAAACGCCTTGCGACGTCACGCAACAAAGGCCGCACTTAAACCTTCGTTAAGCATAATGCAGCACGATGCGCCGGTCCGGGCCCGTAGCTCGGCCTTGCGAATGAGCTGCCGTGGCAAAATTCACAGACATTGGCGACAATAAACCCGTCAAAACGCCGCTCGCAGTGGCCGTGCGCCGCGATCCCGATTGCCCCAGTCGCACACGCGTGATCGCGCAGGCGAGTGGTCCCCTCGCGGAGGAGCTGTGTGCCCTCGCCGCACGACATAAGATCGCGCTGCATCAGGATGCGGACCTTGCCGCCCTTCTCACGGCTGTCGAAATCGATCATGACATCCCGGTCGCAGCCTTTGGGGTCGTCGCCGGTATTCTGACCGAGCTTTTCCGCGCCAACCAAGCATTCAGCGTGAAGGTGCCGTGAGTAGGACCGAAGAATTACGACTTCAGTTCGATGGCGTTGCAGCGACGGTCGACACCGCCCGACGCGTGCTGGCCGATGGCCGAGCAGTCGACTTGACGGGCCTCGAAGAGCGTGTTGCAGCCCTTTGCACCGCAATCGGCGCTCAGCCCGAACCGGCCGCAATAGGTTATCGGCCAAGGCTTATTGCACTCCTCGACGACGTGGACCGGCTGCGCAGCGACCTCGAGGCCCAACGTGCGCTCCTCGTGCGCGAACTCGGTACGCTTGCCGCTCGCCGCCAAGCCATCGGCGCCTATGCGAAGAAAAATCTCGGCAAGTGAACGCGCAATGGTCGGCCAAATCTTAATCTGCCCCTTCACAGCTTGAAACGGTTATCGGCTTGGACACATATTTCCGCTTCGTTGCAGCCCTCGTCTTCGTGATCGCGCTGATCGCGCTATTGGGATGGCTTGCGCGTCGTTACGGGATCGCGGCACTTGCGATGCCGAAGGGGGCCAGACGCAAACGGCTCAGCCTGATTGACGTGATGCCGCTCGATAGCAAGCGTCGCCTCGTCCTCGTTGCGCGCGACGGTGTTGAGCATCTCATCCTCCTTGGAAGCCATGGTGACATCGCAATCGAGTCGGGCATCGCAGCGGAACAAGGCAGCTTCGCCGCGACGTTGGACGCCGGCGACGGCAAGCGATCTGGGGACGCGTCGTGAGGCGCTTTGGTACTTTCCTATCTCGAGCGCTTCTGCCAATCGGCCTGATCTTGTTGGTCTGCTCGGGGGCGGCGATCGAGCATGCTCAGGCGCAGTCCCTCAATCTCGATCTAGGCGGGACTGGCGGCACAAACACCGGGCGCATCGTTCAACTCATCGCCCTTCTCACGCTCCTCAGCATCGCACCTTCGATTCTCGTGATGGTAACGTCATTTACGCGAATCGTGGTCGTGCTATCCTTCCTCAGGACGGCGCTCGGCCTTCAGCAAACGCCGCCGAATTCGGTGCTTATCAGCCTCGCGCTTTTCCTCACCGCCTTTGTCATGATGCCGACCGTACAGAAATCGTATGACGACGGCATTCGCCCCCTCGTCGAGCAGAAAATCGACGAGGAAGAGGCTATGAAGCGCGCGACTGCGCCAGTCCATCTCTTTATGATGCAGCACGTTCGTGAGAAGGACTTGTCGCTCTTTCTCGACATATCCAAGAACGGACCCGTGGCAGAGCCCGATCAAACACCGCTCCGGGCACTTCTTCCCGCATTTATGATCAGCGAACTCCGGCGCGCATTCGAGATCGGCTTTCTGCTCTTCGTGCCATTCATCGTGATCGACCTCGTGGTTGCGTCCGTGCTCATGTCGATGGGCATGATGATGTTGCCGCCCGTTTTGATCTCCCTTCCCTTCAAGCTGATCTTTTTCGTTCTGGTCGACGGTTGGTACCTCGTGGCGGGCTCGCTCGTCCAAAGCTTCGGCGGCGGGTGAGCGTTTCTGCAGAAATGCTGTAGCCCTATCAAGATCCACGCAATCAAAACGCGCTGCTTACGCCTTTTGCCGGCGAATGCACCGGGCGACCGAGCGACTTAGGTGCAAAGCCAGACGAACGCGTGCGCATCCGGCAACGGAAGAATTCCGGGCAGGCATCCCACGATTTTAGCTGTTGACGCGATCCCTTGCGGCCGCGGCACGCGGCGACCTCCCCAACTCAACTTGTACTTTGCGCGGGAATCGTGGATTCCAGTTTGGCGCGGGAGAGGAATTCCTTGCGGTAGCCGTCCATGAAAGACTTGAAGAGATCGACTTGTCCGACTGTCGTCGCAAGTTTGCGGAACCCGTCGCCGGATTTTCCGGTATCGCTCGTCACAACGAGAAAGGCATTGCGTGCCGGTCCGTCGGGAAAGGCAGGCTCGAAGCGCGCGCGAAGCACCTCGACTGCATCGCCGTTACCCAGCAGAGTGAGCGCTATTACCCAATGCAGTGCGATATCGCTTTGCTCGACATCGAGCTTCACGTTCTCACGCGGCCATCCTGTGGCTAAGCGCTCATAGACAAGCGTTGCGTCGAGCCATTGTTGGCTCCTCCAGTAAAGCTCGGCGCGAATCCTGTCCGCTCCCACGCTCGCGTCACCCGCGAGCCGCTCGAGGGCGTCCTGGGATTTGCCTTCAGCGATGAGCGCCTCAACCTCGACGCGGCGACGTTCGCCGACAAGTGGCTCGGCGATGTCGTCGACGGAACTCTCCTTGAGAGCCGCGATTGCTTGCGCGGGTTTGGCATCGAGCAGATAAACTTTTGCGAGGCGTGTGCCCGCATCCGCCTTGCGTTGGCCGTCGAGCCGCGTCTTGACTAGGTTCTCAAGCGTTTCCTCGGCATTGATCAGAAGATCGGCTGCGACCAGCCGATCAGCGAGATGAAATGCGACTGTATCGCCATCCGGACCGGTCGGGCTCAATTCCTTGAATTCGTTGTAGACGG
This window harbors:
- a CDS encoding YfcC family protein, whose translation is MTKTVQPASDQIDGSQGDAPKQAPAEKRRRGFPAPVTILTFILILVWVAAFFIPSGQYTLDASGSPIAGSFNYVDPPLNFEGRLADLLLAPVNGMYGMKNPETGQVGPFNEGTMFGSIEVFLFILAIGGFMTVVFATGALDRGIHHLSYRFRERGPLLIAVLIVLFGILGSIKGWSQETLGLYAIMVPSMIVLGYDRMVTVAVVTVAPFVGTLGSTINPFLVGIGSSKAGVTIVDGMGLRLLLFTLTMIATVAYTLWYARQVKADPTKSLCGISAEEAALARADACAPEPLNATHAIIIGLVLFTFGLLTFAIVPWGAIFSNAPVDPYTDKTINSPLWWELGWWLPELSALFFGMAIVVGIVGRLGEEATANAFIKGVMDFAGPAFLVALARSVAVVMTNTKTIDTVLHAMEGLMTGASSVAFVMLTFLGSLPLSFLVGGGAAGTALTMPVLTPLGDFAGVDRALVITTWSAAAGWFRLTLPTNAILIAGLALAKVGFGQYVRFIAPLMGILLVVALAVLLLGTAI
- the fliP gene encoding flagellar type III secretion system pore protein FliP (The bacterial flagellar biogenesis protein FliP forms a type III secretion system (T3SS)-type pore required for flagellar assembly.) codes for the protein MPIGLILLVCSGAAIEHAQAQSLNLDLGGTGGTNTGRIVQLIALLTLLSIAPSILVMVTSFTRIVVVLSFLRTALGLQQTPPNSVLISLALFLTAFVMMPTVQKSYDDGIRPLVEQKIDEEEAMKRATAPVHLFMMQHVREKDLSLFLDISKNGPVAEPDQTPLRALLPAFMISELRRAFEIGFLLFVPFIVIDLVVASVLMSMGMMMLPPVLISLPFKLIFFVLVDGWYLVAGSLVQSFGGG
- a CDS encoding EscU/YscU/HrcU family type III secretion system export apparatus switch protein is translated as MAKFTDIGDNKPVKTPLAVAVRRDPDCPSRTRVIAQASGPLAEELCALAARHKIALHQDADLAALLTAVEIDHDIPVAAFGVVAGILTELFRANQAFSVKVP
- a CDS encoding flagellar biosynthetic protein FliO translates to MDTYFRFVAALVFVIALIALLGWLARRYGIAALAMPKGARRKRLSLIDVMPLDSKRRLVLVARDGVEHLILLGSHGDIAIESGIAAEQGSFAATLDAGDGKRSGDAS